One genomic segment of Chitinophaga sancti includes these proteins:
- a CDS encoding DUF6443 domain-containing protein, producing the protein MRQSKFIYLLYICLLGTIVPGMAQVPVNTSRTAATPVVRPAALNTLKASSIRVWIPSMITTDPNAVFDTSRSTADVKLMTQYLDGLGRPMQTVARRISPNGNDMVTAVVYDSLGRQQYQYLPYIPQQDGAHNGKIKSDPFAAQASFYQNTALNPGIANEHVYYSQTEYEASPLNRVLKKWDPGDSWAQTGGNHPVEMQYYYNTSDDAVLIWKIAISKKNCSTTATYGSGSATLPDTAGIYSTGQLNKNILIDEAGHQVIEYKDKDGQLILKKVQLADSPGKAHDGWLCTYYVYDDLGSLRFVIPPLAVQNIMSDWKITSTVADELCFQYQYDARGRMISKKIPGAGAVLMVYDSRNRVVFTQDSLQRGQSSPEWLTTFYDGLNRPYETALYTVTSSREALQCTLNTSTSDTSPVYNPLPDISSGALTPLSYTYYDNYNYTGVHSFVNAGLSKPEAGDNPYSQANTSSSTRVATFNTGTKVRILGTEQWLTTTNYFDDNALTIQIIADNHTGGKDVTSLLYDYNGKVLSTYLTHTNPSSTVTPQTTLLTKMSYDAAGHLISLVKRLNDSTNLEEKIAENIYNELGQLQQKKIGVTASGQLDTLTYTYNIKGWLAGINKAFVNSTGTENWFGEEISYDDGFDSSQYNGNIAGIKWKSRSNGIPRAYGFGYDGANRLKKAVFNQQNNTGAAWTSDKADFTVSNLVYDANGNISSMKQQGLIGTTNSNVDNLTYTYQANSNKLLTVTDASNTSTAKLGDFNDGTNTGNDYTYNGNGNLISDQNKHITSISYNLLNLPEKILVSGKGTINYLYTADGRKLKKTVVDSTSSPVKTTVTDYIEGLVYERDTLRYIIHEEGRIRPEYDSGKALVYHWDYFEKDHLGNVRVVLGDNADTSVYAATMETASSATENALFSNIDNTRTALPAGYPTDETTNPNAYVARLNAESGEKIGPSIVLRVMAGDTLQLGVKAFYKSTAASTSSTTTSSMLAALIQAFSSSTISDGTHAAAGTNSAISSAYTSSEYEELISKDADENLATKPRAYLTYVLFDDLFNMVDDNSGVKQVQGNPDELQTLTVEKFVIKKTGFVYIYTSNESGENVYFDNLVISHNSGPLLEETHYYPYGLTMAGINSKALKGAGYYKNLLQYNGKEIQQKEFLDEKGLDWYDYGGRMYDVQISRWQGVDLLCEKSRRYSPYNYANLNPIRFIDPDGNITIDAVDKYKNFIDDKKEKEANSIFFNWAIYKLQNGEYSEGESSQVANEEDPPTKGKYSIFKKKESKSQWNFSAFHVAMSTTVALASDDATGIGVWDDLAIPPVWIGSTGFFLYSNADLIKKELKELRGILAKPFGPDGWQYTLRATMDGMYPNVRTGVPVFLHAGQIWKIGETTSDDRYNPSDLKYIGPGVEQFNEIPGNQMQIKFAEKLKLYNYYRSNWTLPPGNRIFR; encoded by the coding sequence ATGCGACAATCAAAATTTATCTATTTATTATATATCTGCCTGCTGGGAACAATTGTTCCCGGCATGGCACAGGTACCGGTCAATACATCACGTACTGCCGCTACTCCTGTAGTGCGTCCTGCTGCGCTAAATACCTTAAAAGCAAGTTCTATCCGGGTCTGGATTCCCAGTATGATTACGACAGATCCGAATGCGGTATTTGATACCAGCAGGTCAACAGCTGATGTGAAGCTGATGACTCAATATCTGGATGGATTGGGCAGACCCATGCAAACAGTAGCAAGAAGAATCAGTCCTAACGGCAATGACATGGTCACTGCTGTAGTATATGATTCACTTGGCAGACAACAATATCAATACCTGCCCTATATACCTCAACAGGATGGTGCCCATAATGGAAAAATAAAGTCAGATCCGTTTGCGGCGCAAGCATCTTTTTATCAAAATACTGCACTCAACCCCGGCATCGCAAATGAACATGTGTACTATAGCCAGACTGAGTATGAAGCCTCTCCACTAAACCGGGTATTAAAAAAATGGGACCCCGGTGATAGTTGGGCACAAACAGGCGGAAATCATCCGGTAGAAATGCAGTACTATTACAATACCAGCGACGATGCTGTGCTGATCTGGAAAATTGCAATCAGTAAAAAGAACTGTTCCACCACTGCTACTTATGGTTCCGGTTCCGCAACTCTTCCTGATACTGCCGGCATTTACAGTACCGGGCAGCTCAATAAAAACATTTTAATCGATGAAGCAGGGCACCAGGTGATAGAATACAAGGACAAAGACGGCCAACTCATTCTCAAAAAAGTACAATTGGCCGATAGTCCTGGTAAAGCCCATGATGGATGGTTATGCACCTACTATGTGTATGACGATCTGGGCAGTCTTCGCTTTGTAATACCGCCACTGGCAGTACAAAATATCATGTCTGACTGGAAGATCACTTCAACCGTCGCCGATGAACTTTGCTTCCAGTATCAATATGATGCACGTGGCCGCATGATTTCAAAAAAAATCCCCGGAGCAGGAGCTGTTTTAATGGTATATGATAGCAGAAACAGAGTCGTATTTACACAGGATTCATTACAAAGAGGCCAGTCTTCTCCCGAGTGGCTGACTACCTTCTACGATGGATTGAACCGCCCCTATGAAACGGCGCTTTACACGGTTACCAGCAGCAGAGAAGCCCTGCAATGTACGCTGAATACTTCTACCAGCGATACCTCTCCGGTCTATAATCCCCTGCCGGACATCAGCTCGGGTGCACTCACCCCATTATCTTACACTTACTATGATAATTATAACTATACTGGTGTACATAGCTTTGTGAACGCAGGCCTTTCAAAACCGGAAGCAGGCGACAATCCTTATAGCCAGGCCAATACTTCTTCCAGTACGCGTGTCGCCACTTTCAACACTGGAACAAAGGTTCGCATATTAGGCACAGAACAATGGCTCACCACCACGAACTACTTCGACGATAATGCCCTTACTATCCAGATAATTGCAGATAATCATACAGGTGGAAAAGATGTGACCAGCCTTCTATATGACTACAATGGCAAGGTGTTAAGCACCTACCTTACGCATACCAACCCTTCCAGCACCGTTACGCCTCAGACAACCTTACTGACCAAGATGAGTTATGATGCAGCTGGTCACCTGATTTCACTCGTCAAGCGGCTGAATGACAGCACTAACCTCGAGGAAAAGATCGCAGAGAACATCTATAATGAGCTGGGGCAATTGCAGCAAAAGAAAATAGGAGTAACTGCCAGTGGGCAGTTAGATACCCTAACCTATACTTATAATATCAAAGGCTGGTTAGCGGGTATCAACAAAGCATTTGTCAATTCCACCGGCACAGAGAACTGGTTCGGTGAAGAAATCAGTTATGATGATGGCTTTGATAGCAGCCAATACAATGGCAACATTGCAGGCATCAAATGGAAAAGCAGGTCCAACGGCATACCAAGGGCATACGGTTTTGGTTATGATGGTGCCAACCGCCTCAAAAAGGCTGTCTTTAACCAGCAAAACAATACAGGAGCAGCATGGACATCAGACAAAGCTGACTTTACAGTAAGCAACCTCGTTTATGATGCAAATGGTAACATTAGCTCAATGAAACAACAGGGGTTAATAGGTACTACCAACAGCAATGTGGATAACCTGACATATACCTACCAGGCCAACAGCAATAAGCTATTGACAGTGACGGATGCCAGTAATACAAGCACCGCCAAACTAGGTGATTTTAATGATGGTACAAACACAGGCAATGACTATACATACAACGGTAATGGCAATTTAATATCCGATCAGAATAAGCATATCACTTCTATCAGTTATAACCTGCTGAATCTTCCCGAAAAAATTCTGGTCAGCGGCAAGGGTACAATTAATTATTTATATACAGCAGATGGCAGGAAACTGAAAAAAACCGTGGTGGACAGTACCTCGTCTCCTGTAAAAACTACTGTGACTGATTACATAGAAGGATTAGTGTATGAACGGGACACCTTACGATATATTATTCACGAAGAAGGCCGTATTCGTCCGGAATATGATTCCGGCAAAGCCCTCGTTTATCATTGGGATTATTTTGAAAAAGATCACTTGGGCAATGTCCGGGTAGTATTGGGAGATAATGCAGACACCAGCGTATACGCTGCTACCATGGAGACAGCCAGTAGTGCGACTGAAAACGCTTTATTCAGTAACATAGACAATACCCGCACAGCGCTTCCTGCTGGCTATCCAACGGATGAAACTACCAATCCAAATGCATATGTAGCCAGACTGAATGCAGAAAGTGGTGAAAAAATAGGTCCATCCATTGTATTACGGGTCATGGCGGGGGATACCCTGCAGCTGGGGGTCAAAGCATTTTATAAAAGCACGGCAGCCAGCACCTCCAGTACTACCACAAGCAGTATGCTGGCCGCACTCATACAGGCATTCAGTTCTTCCACTATCTCTGATGGTACGCATGCGGCTGCAGGTACAAATTCCGCTATTTCGTCAGCATATACATCCAGTGAGTACGAAGAGTTGATCAGCAAGGATGCAGATGAGAACCTTGCCACTAAACCCAGGGCGTATCTCACCTATGTACTTTTTGACGACCTGTTCAACATGGTAGATGATAATAGTGGTGTGAAACAGGTACAGGGAAATCCTGATGAATTGCAAACATTGACGGTAGAGAAGTTCGTTATTAAAAAAACAGGATTTGTTTATATTTATACAAGTAATGAAAGTGGGGAGAATGTCTACTTCGACAATCTTGTTATATCTCACAATAGTGGACCACTGTTAGAAGAAACTCACTATTACCCATATGGGCTGACGATGGCGGGGATTAATAGTAAAGCGCTTAAAGGAGCTGGATACTACAAAAATTTGCTACAATATAACGGCAAGGAAATACAGCAGAAGGAATTTTTGGATGAGAAGGGACTGGATTGGTATGATTACGGTGGAAGGATGTATGATGTACAGATATCCAGATGGCAAGGGGTAGACTTGTTATGTGAGAAATCAAGAAGGTATTCGCCATATAATTATGCAAACCTTAACCCAATTCGATTCATTGACCCCGATGGAAATATTACAATTGACGCCGTTGATAAATACAAGAACTTCATTGATGATAAAAAGGAAAAGGAAGCTAATTCTATATTTTTTAACTGGGCGATTTATAAACTTCAAAACGGAGAGTACAGTGAGGGAGAATCATCTCAGGTAGCAAACGAAGAAGATCCTCCGACAAAAGGAAAATATTCAATATTCAAAAAAAAGGAGTCAAAATCCCAATGGAACTTTAGTGCTTTTCATGTTGCAATGTCAACAACAGTGGCTCTAGCAAGTGATGATGCGACAGGTATTGGTGTATGGGATGATCTTGCGATTCCTCCTGTTTGGATTGGTTCAACTGGCTTCTTTCTGTATAGTAATGCGGACTTAATTAAAAAGGAGTTGAAAGAGTTGAGGGGCATTTTGGCAAAACCGTTTGGTCCGGATGGGTGGCAGTATACATTAAGAGCTACGATGGATGGAATGTATCCAAATGTAAGGACAGGAGTGCCAGTGTTTTTACATGCGGGTCAGATATGGAAGATTGGGGAGACGACATCTGATGATAGATATAACCCTAGTGATTTGAAATATATTGGTCCTGGTGTCGAACAATTTAATGAAATTCCAGGAAATCAAATGCAAATTAAATTTGCTGAAAAGCTGAAACTGTATAATTATTATCGTTCAAATTGGACTCTTCCTCCAGGTAACAGAATCTTTCGATAA
- a CDS encoding DUF5977 domain-containing protein has protein sequence MKKILFSLLLCFITTLTSNAQDNPIVPLPADQAELFKYTSTPVSLYTGVPQIAYPIYEINTGKIKVPISLSYHASGIKVGQKATWVGLGWTCMPGGNISRSIRGVEDETTERGWFNHFHNIDTIETMNDYWPMAALKEGTSFDLQPDFFNLSIPGKSCRFLYSRRDKKFVTAPYQAVNIVHTSSNNYQVTDDDGTRYLFEQKLYSFSDDQGTKQHIVGWNLTSIISNDAKDTITFTYAAGTAAERSPDEVHSYTRSYHMNTSDADEANWMVDDAVKSYSYSYSYTPKISEIIFRQGKVKFYANTLRIDYGNNALDSIVVYSKDNGTYQRVKKVTLAYDYFFTGNSYPSFGDYRLKLLSFTKEDMAGQQPERYSFEYDSTKLPNISSDGADWWGFYNGKANQATLLPAALPEVETLQPYGNLGLADRNPSATAILAGTLNKVIYPTGGYTKYNFGISQYYDVTTYSSTTKLVDITFAGKSTTQQIARDTSITFQVRPPNNTDKNYAVDINVALSKHSPNSKTYAQIVNLYDVTTSTTQPVLTWQTETDTSAQSYAASYICDTSHTYKLYLYINDYSTTTITATLSMSVLNQRGTSSMGGGIRIESIESYNIDNTLQKKDVYKYGASENEGGYLITAADEIRNKNYTGVITQRNRFRGTGECIAIAGYRYNFMGQSYYPTVNFQGANVVYNYITKYEYSNKTPNGKTMYQYVLPTDYTVVGNPGTFAGKERIDNSLAEDLLANEKIFKFNAADSTFDLIKWTYNSYGISNLSVDTGILMYDKIYYIDLCGGESGIYSFGFNYIPLKSGGRNLASTTVREYDNNGTLFENVVNYTYNSKNYPKSVTKVNSKSDTIVSKMYYPGEHASTDGNTSILNSMVYRNMIRQPYWQGNYINGTLLSYKHTLFGNSWGTNDSLIAPKMDSSWQLGNDNSLPATTIAYQSYGPYGNIRQIRDDKGITAAYTWTADGTYPVSQTAGAALNQVLYDGFEDINSWTGVTRDATVSHTGKYAGLISGASTYINPNWLYVSLSNTTTFRFSGWVYSNGPSATINLLTKSSATSTGSTNIANISTSETGKWVYIEKEYSVPSGTPYITISLTNNGSGKVWFDDIKLRPSASQMSTYTFDPLIGMTSKSDEGNHTLYYEFDGLNRLKMIRNKDRNILKMYCYNYAGEIDQCDGAVYYNDYQSQNFTKTCASGSISVVNYAVEAGRYASRVSVADANSKALADITANGQSYANKMGDCSYYLSEQLVDTFYSSKCTNGGISNPIEYRLAGGTDTSYISQDDANAKAQAKFQSLGQAYADLKGNCVYYNTAQTGSFQKTNCTDSKAEGSWITATIPANTYYTLVSLDSANAVAKAALKDSGTAQANRLGICYYFSDEQKVTKTKACDSGYVGTDVTYVVAARHDSTTISKDTANAIALRYANANAQSYANTNGTCQTCNLLFSKKSGSGSLNPFSITVTNTTTGAVVYQKTFSPLTDEALKACAIIPTGATYTVTMASTTQVYITVNGTTKTITTNSSQTWTAVSPAINVVLSTVAPTVYSSGASSGSYTKTNCTGDSTGVAYIYTLAAGLYTSTISQADANAQAQAYANQQGPIAANQYGYCIPSGKNFGVVVKRGATVPGTLSIVATNNSTSAKAVNTTAKTEWPYYTTVATGVTYTITMQMITGTGSCTASINGVEKTFTASTIATFTGISPTTFILVWKN, from the coding sequence ATGAAAAAGATTTTATTTTCCCTATTGCTATGCTTCATCACAACACTTACCAGCAATGCACAAGACAACCCTATCGTCCCGCTACCGGCCGATCAGGCAGAATTATTCAAATACACCAGTACACCCGTCAGTCTGTACACTGGTGTACCACAGATTGCCTACCCGATTTATGAAATCAACACCGGAAAGATTAAGGTGCCTATTTCTCTTAGCTATCACGCCTCCGGCATAAAAGTCGGACAAAAAGCTACCTGGGTAGGACTTGGTTGGACCTGTATGCCTGGTGGAAACATTTCAAGAAGTATCCGTGGTGTTGAAGATGAGACAACCGAAAGAGGGTGGTTCAACCATTTTCATAACATTGACACAATTGAAACAATGAATGACTATTGGCCTATGGCTGCCTTAAAAGAGGGTACCTCCTTTGATCTACAACCTGATTTCTTCAATTTAAGCATCCCAGGCAAATCCTGCCGGTTCCTTTACTCCAGAAGAGACAAGAAATTTGTAACAGCTCCTTACCAGGCTGTCAACATAGTACATACCAGTAGCAATAACTACCAGGTGACTGATGATGATGGAACACGTTATCTCTTTGAACAAAAGCTATATTCATTCAGTGATGATCAGGGAACAAAACAACATATTGTAGGCTGGAACCTGACAAGTATCATTTCCAACGATGCAAAAGATACCATCACCTTTACATATGCAGCTGGTACGGCGGCAGAAAGATCTCCTGATGAAGTACATTCTTATACCAGATCATATCATATGAATACTTCTGATGCGGATGAAGCCAATTGGATGGTTGATGATGCAGTAAAATCGTATTCTTATTCCTATAGTTATACGCCAAAAATATCTGAGATTATTTTCCGCCAGGGAAAGGTGAAATTCTATGCCAATACTCTCCGGATTGATTACGGTAATAATGCACTGGACAGCATTGTAGTCTATAGTAAAGACAATGGTACTTACCAGCGCGTAAAAAAAGTTACCCTGGCATATGATTACTTCTTCACCGGCAATAGCTATCCATCATTTGGAGATTATAGATTAAAACTGCTCTCTTTTACAAAAGAAGACATGGCAGGGCAACAACCAGAACGTTATAGCTTTGAATATGATAGCACAAAACTACCTAATATTTCTTCAGATGGAGCCGACTGGTGGGGTTTCTATAATGGTAAAGCAAATCAAGCTACCTTGCTGCCAGCTGCACTACCAGAAGTAGAAACGTTACAACCGTATGGTAATCTGGGCCTTGCAGACCGAAACCCTTCGGCAACAGCTATCCTGGCCGGCACGCTTAACAAAGTAATTTACCCTACCGGAGGTTACACAAAATATAACTTTGGTATCTCACAATATTATGATGTAACCACCTATTCCTCTACAACTAAACTGGTGGATATTACATTTGCAGGTAAGAGCACCACCCAACAAATAGCACGCGACACTAGTATCACCTTCCAGGTAAGACCTCCTAACAATACTGATAAGAATTATGCAGTAGACATAAATGTTGCACTTTCTAAACATTCACCTAATTCAAAAACTTACGCCCAGATCGTCAACTTATATGATGTCACTACCAGTACGACTCAGCCGGTACTTACCTGGCAAACTGAAACTGATACAAGTGCACAATCTTATGCTGCTTCCTACATCTGCGATACCAGTCATACTTACAAGTTGTACTTATACATTAATGACTATAGTACAACCACAATAACGGCCACTTTAAGTATGTCCGTACTTAATCAACGCGGAACTAGTTCTATGGGTGGCGGTATCAGGATTGAATCTATTGAATCCTACAACATTGACAATACGCTACAGAAAAAAGATGTATATAAATATGGTGCTTCAGAAAACGAAGGCGGCTATTTAATTACTGCTGCTGATGAGATCAGGAACAAAAACTATACAGGCGTTATTACACAAAGAAACAGATTCAGAGGAACAGGAGAATGCATCGCAATAGCGGGGTACAGGTACAATTTTATGGGTCAGTCATATTACCCTACTGTCAATTTTCAGGGAGCAAATGTTGTTTACAACTATATAACTAAATATGAATACAGTAATAAAACTCCCAATGGTAAAACAATGTACCAATACGTATTACCAACGGATTATACAGTTGTAGGAAACCCGGGTACTTTCGCCGGAAAAGAAAGAATAGACAACTCCTTAGCAGAAGATCTCCTCGCGAATGAAAAAATATTTAAGTTCAATGCCGCTGATAGCACGTTTGACCTTATCAAATGGACCTATAATTCATATGGTATATCTAATCTCTCAGTGGATACAGGTATCCTGATGTATGACAAAATATACTACATAGATCTGTGTGGAGGCGAATCTGGGATATATAGCTTTGGATTTAACTATATTCCATTAAAGAGCGGAGGTCGTAACTTGGCTTCTACTACCGTTCGCGAGTATGATAACAATGGAACTCTATTTGAAAACGTAGTTAATTACACGTATAATAGTAAGAACTACCCCAAATCTGTTACCAAAGTCAATAGTAAGTCTGATACGATTGTCTCTAAGATGTATTATCCTGGAGAACATGCATCTACAGATGGCAATACATCCATTCTAAATAGTATGGTATACAGAAACATGATCCGTCAACCTTACTGGCAGGGCAACTACATTAATGGCACATTACTGAGTTATAAACATACCCTGTTTGGAAACAGCTGGGGCACTAATGATAGTCTGATAGCGCCTAAAATGGACAGTAGCTGGCAATTAGGTAACGACAACAGTCTGCCTGCTACCACCATTGCTTACCAAAGCTATGGCCCTTATGGTAACATCCGCCAGATCAGAGATGACAAAGGTATCACGGCTGCTTACACCTGGACTGCTGATGGCACCTATCCGGTTTCCCAAACCGCCGGTGCTGCTCTCAATCAGGTATTATATGATGGTTTTGAGGATATTAATTCCTGGACAGGTGTTACCCGCGATGCCACTGTTTCTCACACTGGTAAATATGCTGGTCTCATTAGTGGTGCAAGTACATACATCAATCCAAACTGGTTATATGTATCTCTTTCAAACACGACTACCTTCCGTTTCTCCGGATGGGTGTACAGCAATGGCCCTTCTGCTACTATAAATCTATTGACAAAAAGCAGTGCAACCAGCACCGGTTCAACCAATATAGCGAATATATCTACGTCCGAAACTGGTAAATGGGTATACATTGAAAAAGAATACTCCGTTCCTTCCGGTACCCCATACATCACTATCAGTCTGACAAATAATGGTAGCGGAAAAGTATGGTTTGATGATATCAAATTACGCCCATCAGCATCCCAGATGAGCACTTATACCTTCGATCCGCTTATTGGTATGACCAGTAAGTCTGACGAAGGGAACCATACGCTCTATTACGAATTTGATGGTCTGAACAGACTGAAAATGATTCGCAATAAGGATAGGAATATCCTGAAAATGTACTGTTACAACTATGCAGGTGAGATTGATCAGTGTGATGGCGCAGTATATTATAATGATTACCAGAGCCAGAACTTTACAAAAACATGCGCATCCGGAAGTATTTCTGTCGTGAATTATGCAGTAGAAGCGGGCAGATATGCCTCCCGTGTAAGTGTAGCTGATGCAAATTCGAAAGCACTGGCTGACATTACAGCGAATGGACAAAGCTATGCCAATAAAATGGGCGATTGTAGTTATTACCTGAGTGAGCAACTGGTAGATACCTTCTACTCTTCCAAATGTACCAATGGTGGAATATCCAATCCTATTGAATATAGGCTGGCAGGAGGAACTGATACTTCCTATATCAGTCAGGACGATGCCAACGCAAAAGCGCAAGCAAAGTTCCAGTCATTAGGACAGGCTTATGCAGATTTAAAAGGAAATTGTGTTTACTATAATACAGCACAAACCGGTAGTTTTCAGAAAACAAATTGTACGGATTCCAAGGCAGAAGGTTCATGGATAACAGCTACTATCCCGGCTAACACCTATTATACTTTGGTCAGTCTGGATAGTGCCAATGCAGTGGCAAAGGCTGCATTGAAAGATAGTGGCACCGCCCAGGCGAATAGATTAGGGATATGTTACTATTTCAGTGATGAGCAAAAAGTGACCAAAACCAAAGCCTGTGATTCCGGGTATGTGGGTACCGATGTAACTTATGTTGTAGCTGCAAGACATGACTCTACTACAATCAGCAAAGATACTGCCAATGCAATCGCGCTGCGATATGCTAATGCCAATGCGCAAAGCTATGCTAATACAAATGGCACATGTCAGACCTGCAATTTGTTGTTCAGTAAAAAATCTGGTTCTGGTAGCCTGAATCCATTTAGTATCACCGTCACCAATACTACTACCGGTGCTGTTGTATATCAAAAAACTTTTAGTCCGCTTACAGACGAAGCCCTGAAAGCATGTGCCATTATACCAACAGGGGCAACTTATACTGTGACAATGGCGTCCACAACTCAGGTATATATCACCGTAAATGGTACGACCAAAACTATTACAACCAATAGTAGTCAAACATGGACAGCAGTTTCACCTGCTATCAATGTAGTTTTATCCACTGTAGCACCTACAGTATATAGCAGTGGAGCCAGCTCCGGGTCTTATACCAAAACCAACTGTACGGGAGATTCTACGGGTGTAGCTTATATTTATACATTAGCCGCAGGTTTATACACTTCCACCATTTCCCAGGCAGATGCAAATGCCCAGGCACAGGCGTACGCTAATCAACAGGGACCGATTGCCGCTAACCAGTATGGTTACTGTATACCATCCGGTAAAAATTTTGGGGTTGTAGTGAAACGCGGAGCAACAGTGCCGGGTACGTTAAGCATTGTAGCTACGAATAATTCTACCAGTGCAAAAGCTGTCAATACCACAGCTAAGACTGAATGGCCTTATTATACAACGGTGGCGACCGGTGTCACTTACACTATTACGATGCAAATGATAACCGGAACAGGATCTTGTACAGCCAGTATCAATGGGGTTGAAAAGACTTTTACAGCCAGTACAATAGCTACTTTCACCGGCATTTCACCGACCACATTCATCCTTGTCTGGAAAAACTAA
- a CDS encoding DUF932 domain-containing protein produces the protein MAHELNFNEATGQYSFFSVKEIAWHGLGQIVQDYPTSAEALKFAHLDFTVEKRPIFTQHTSNLYNDGEDRRIIPNISVPDYFATVRQDNNAVLGVVGKDYHIVQNTDAFTFFDAIVGGEGIQYETAGALGKGERIFITAKLPGYIKVGNDDLIEKYLFFTTSHDGSGSITAAFTPVRVVCANTLRAALADMTNTIKIRHTANAQDRLKQAHRLMGISNNLSNEMDAIFNQWSKSRISDSGVKKLIQMALAPSKEVLANVKADQMETLTTTFNNMVEAAYDYGMSNPTQQMNTTAGTVFGAYNAVTGYFQNVRKYKTDEDKVKSILLGGSAQIKTQSAFDLCMEVSKKGEEFLQFNFN, from the coding sequence ATGGCACACGAACTGAATTTCAACGAAGCAACAGGACAGTACAGCTTTTTTTCCGTTAAGGAAATTGCATGGCACGGATTAGGTCAGATTGTACAGGATTACCCCACGAGCGCCGAAGCGCTAAAATTTGCCCATCTCGACTTCACTGTAGAGAAGAGGCCCATTTTTACACAACATACATCCAACTTATACAACGACGGAGAAGATCGAAGAATCATTCCTAACATATCTGTACCCGATTATTTTGCAACAGTTAGGCAAGATAACAACGCGGTGCTGGGGGTAGTTGGCAAAGACTACCATATCGTCCAAAACACTGACGCATTCACTTTTTTTGACGCTATTGTAGGGGGAGAGGGTATTCAGTATGAAACAGCCGGAGCATTAGGTAAAGGAGAACGTATATTTATCACAGCTAAACTTCCCGGTTACATCAAAGTCGGCAACGATGATCTGATCGAAAAATATTTGTTCTTCACGACCAGCCACGACGGCAGTGGCAGTATTACCGCAGCGTTTACGCCCGTTCGCGTAGTTTGCGCCAATACTTTACGCGCAGCACTGGCAGATATGACCAACACGATTAAAATTCGTCATACTGCAAATGCACAGGACCGGCTGAAACAGGCCCACCGACTGATGGGTATTTCTAACAACCTGTCTAACGAAATGGACGCTATCTTTAACCAGTGGTCAAAATCCCGAATTTCAGACAGTGGTGTTAAAAAATTGATTCAAATGGCCTTAGCACCAAGTAAGGAAGTGTTAGCCAATGTTAAAGCCGATCAGATGGAAACCCTCACCACAACCTTTAATAATATGGTGGAAGCCGCGTATGATTATGGTATGAGCAACCCTACGCAGCAGATGAACACCACCGCAGGTACGGTTTTCGGCGCTTACAACGCGGTAACCGGATATTTCCAGAATGTAAGGAAATATAAAACGGATGAGGACAAAGTTAAATCTATATTGCTTGGGGGGAGTGCGCAGATTAAGACACAAAGTGCCTTTGATCTTTGCATGGAAGTGAGCAAGAAAGGCGAAGAATTCCTACAGTTTAATTTTAACTGA